From Lytechinus variegatus isolate NC3 chromosome 16, Lvar_3.0, whole genome shotgun sequence, the proteins below share one genomic window:
- the LOC121429950 gene encoding general transcription factor IIF subunit 2-like encodes MTSKMELDLTASARPIWLVKVPKYVAQRWEKSEKNGHIGKIRVGKKFGKPDISLVMDESVAKTKLTPDDPDIPAEHKMQVMSALPGTMMVYSQGATDKLSVEGKVVERLECRPVGSDSYMMMKRKQIELAHKPTKVTQQIKVRHVNAYKPIARHKNLAEYEKKKKEEGKKPRLEKEKLMDILFSAFENHQFYQLKDLSRITQQPVPFLKEVLQEIGIYHQRQPHKYMWELKPEYRHYKSQDNEMDTS; translated from the exons GTTCCAAAATATGTTGCACAGCGGTGGGAAAAATCTGAGAAGAATGGACACATTGGAAAGATACGAGTCGGGAA GAAGTTTGGTAAGCCCGATATATCACTGGTCATGGATGAATCGGTAGCGAAAACCAAACTAACCCCGGATGACCCCGATATACCGGCGGAACACAAGATGCAGGTGATGAGCGCCCTCCCTGGGACAATGATGGTCTACTCACAAGGGGCTACAG ATAAATTATCTGTGGAAGGAAAGGTTGTTGAGAGATTAGAATGCAGACCAGTCGGAAGTGATTCATACATGATGATGAAAAG GAAGCAAATAGAGCTGGCACACAAGCCCACCAAGGTCACACAACAAATCAAAGTTAGGCATGTCAATGCATACAAGCCTATTGCTAGACATAAAAACCTT GCTGAGtatgagaaaaagaagaaggaagaagggaagaagcCCCGTCTGGAGAAGGAGAAGTTGATGGACATCTTGTTCTCTGCGTTTGAGAATCACCAGTTCTACCAGCTAAAGGATTTATCTAGGATAACACAACAACCTGTG CCATTCCTGAAGGAGGTCTTGCAAGAGATCGGCATCTACCACCAGCGGCAGCCACACAAGTACATGTGGGAGCTCAAACCAGAGTATCGGCATTACAAGTCACAGGATAATGAAATGGACACCTCCTAG